A single genomic interval of Antarcticibacterium arcticum harbors:
- a CDS encoding GYDIA family GHMP kinase codes for MTGKFYSHGKLLITGEYVVLDGAMALAIPSRFGQSLEIEANHDNKIHWTALDHKGNEWFKTSLILKGGELIFAEGNTHPTEPESRLLQVLTEALKLNSEVLNSQSGLNVTTKLEFPQNWGLGSSSTFINNVAQWFRIDPYELLKNTFGGSGYDIAAAQNEEPITFQLTKEKQSVLISNFDPSFKDQLFFVHLNRKQNSRASIAHYKAQSTARVNDTVARISALTDSFISCNNIEEFALLIEIHETLISKLINTPKVKSTQFPDFPGAIKSLGGWGGDFILATGGQDEMDYFREKGYTTIVSYEEMVKNKTPQV; via the coding sequence ATGACCGGGAAATTTTACAGCCATGGGAAGTTATTGATCACCGGCGAATATGTGGTTCTGGATGGGGCAATGGCGCTGGCGATACCTTCAAGATTTGGTCAATCTCTGGAAATTGAAGCGAACCATGATAATAAAATTCACTGGACCGCTCTGGACCACAAGGGAAATGAATGGTTTAAAACCTCGCTGATCTTAAAGGGCGGCGAACTAATATTTGCTGAAGGGAACACACATCCCACAGAACCGGAAAGCAGATTGCTGCAGGTGCTTACTGAAGCTCTTAAATTGAATTCTGAAGTACTAAATTCCCAATCGGGGTTGAATGTCACAACAAAGCTGGAGTTTCCGCAAAACTGGGGCCTTGGAAGTTCTTCTACCTTTATAAATAATGTTGCACAATGGTTCAGGATAGATCCCTATGAATTGCTGAAAAACACTTTTGGAGGCAGCGGTTATGATATTGCGGCAGCCCAAAATGAAGAGCCCATCACATTTCAGTTAACAAAAGAAAAGCAAAGCGTACTTATCTCAAATTTTGATCCTTCTTTTAAGGATCAATTATTTTTTGTCCACCTAAACCGAAAGCAGAACAGCCGGGCATCAATAGCCCATTATAAGGCACAGTCTACCGCAAGAGTTAATGATACCGTAGCCCGGATCTCAGCCTTAACTGATAGTTTTATTAGCTGCAACAATATTGAAGAGTTCGCATTGCTTATTGAAATTCACGAAACACTTATCTCTAAATTGATCAATACCCCAAAAGTCAAATCCACCCAATTCCCCGATTTTCCCGGGGCTATTAAAAGCCTGGGCGGCTGGGGCGGGGATTTTATTTTGGCGACGGGAGGACAGGATGAAATGGATTATTTCCGGGAGAAAGGTTATACTACCATTGTTTCCTATGAGGAAATGGTGAAAAATAAAACCCCACAGGTTTAA
- a CDS encoding ComEC/Rec2 family competence protein: MLWPWGALIFLLFIISYIRSKKLFLQDGLFGVIVILSFIFIGIFSVSLRLPQNIPLHYVNHLYVQSAKPGILIGEVVEILKPGAYQDKYIVRARDLNGEPVSGKILLNISRDSLPQHYKIGDRIAIGSTITNINTPLNPYQFNYRQYMENLGVYRQVNASGNEVIFLKKEGRNIRALAGNLRDQIISGLREKDFKQEELAIIQALLLGQRQEISQEIYSNYAAAGVIHILAVSGLHVGIILIILHRLFKPLERLQYGRFLKTLLLLVLLWGFAIMAGLSPSVVRAVSMFSFVAIGMQLQRRTSVLNTLFMSLLVLLLINPFYILQVGFQLSYAAVFSIVLIQPHLYGLYKGNSRIIKYFWGILSVTIAAQIGVLPLSLFYFHQFPGLFFISNLVILPFLGIILGLGILVMLLSLFELLPEILAEGFGYIISSLNNFVSWAASREEFIFENIGFSLVLCLTAYLIVIGFILLLKDFRYRNMMYFLLAIIVFQASLFYERFRDEGKETLVFHKSRNTVIAFKEGRSLKLTHDLEEPPLSYSFIKDYVTGQNISSIQQYPSGDIFQTEGKILLRIDSSGVAEIPGLQPDLLLLTNSPRINLERVLQQSKPKMIIADGSNYPSVLARWKATALKKKIPFHATAEKGAFIINSSGVAPENN, from the coding sequence CAAAGTGCAAAGCCGGGCATACTTATAGGGGAAGTGGTAGAAATTTTAAAACCGGGCGCATATCAGGATAAATATATTGTAAGGGCGCGAGACCTCAATGGGGAACCGGTTTCCGGAAAAATCCTGTTAAATATCTCCCGGGATTCCTTGCCGCAACACTATAAAATTGGGGACAGGATCGCCATAGGCTCCACGATCACGAACATAAACACCCCCTTAAATCCTTATCAGTTCAATTACAGGCAGTATATGGAAAACCTGGGGGTTTACCGGCAGGTGAATGCAAGTGGAAATGAAGTGATCTTTCTTAAAAAAGAAGGCCGGAACATTCGGGCCCTCGCAGGGAATTTAAGAGATCAAATTATCTCCGGCCTGCGGGAAAAAGATTTTAAACAGGAAGAACTGGCAATTATCCAGGCACTGTTACTCGGCCAGCGACAGGAAATATCCCAGGAGATCTATAGCAATTACGCTGCCGCAGGGGTAATTCACATCCTCGCAGTTTCTGGCCTGCATGTAGGTATTATTTTAATCATTCTGCACAGGTTATTTAAACCCTTGGAACGCCTCCAGTATGGCCGATTTTTAAAAACACTTTTACTCCTGGTTCTGTTATGGGGTTTTGCAATTATGGCCGGGCTTTCCCCATCTGTTGTAAGAGCGGTAAGTATGTTTTCCTTTGTTGCAATAGGAATGCAACTGCAGAGACGCACAAGCGTTTTAAACACTCTTTTTATGTCGCTTCTGGTGCTTTTGCTAATCAATCCCTTTTACATCTTACAGGTAGGGTTTCAGCTTAGTTATGCCGCAGTTTTCAGTATTGTGTTAATTCAACCTCACCTATATGGCCTGTATAAGGGAAACTCCCGAATAATTAAATATTTCTGGGGAATCCTTAGCGTAACCATTGCTGCACAAATTGGGGTCTTACCTCTTAGTTTATTCTATTTTCATCAATTCCCCGGACTCTTTTTTATTTCCAATTTGGTGATCCTTCCATTTCTGGGGATCATCCTGGGCCTGGGGATCCTTGTGATGCTGTTATCTTTATTTGAGCTTCTGCCGGAAATTCTGGCAGAAGGTTTTGGCTATATTATTTCCAGCCTCAACAATTTTGTAAGCTGGGCCGCCTCCCGGGAAGAATTCATTTTCGAAAATATTGGGTTCTCTCTTGTGCTGTGTCTCACCGCATACCTGATCGTAATAGGGTTCATTCTTCTGCTGAAGGATTTCAGGTATAGGAATATGATGTATTTCCTTTTGGCGATCATAGTATTTCAGGCTTCTCTTTTTTACGAGCGTTTTCGCGATGAGGGAAAAGAAACCCTGGTGTTTCATAAGAGCCGAAATACGGTAATTGCTTTTAAAGAAGGACGCAGCCTGAAACTCACGCATGACCTGGAAGAACCTCCCCTATCCTACAGCTTTATAAAAGATTATGTAACCGGGCAGAATATTAGCAGCATACAGCAATACCCATCCGGGGATATATTCCAAACCGAAGGGAAGATCTTGCTTCGAATAGATAGTTCAGGAGTTGCCGAAATTCCCGGGTTGCAACCAGATCTTTTACTGCTTACAAATTCTCCCCGCATTAATTTAGAGAGGGTTTTGCAACAAAGTAAACCAAAGATGATCATCGCCGATGGCAGCAACTATCCTTCTGTATTAGCACGATGGAAAGCCACAGCCTTAAAGAAAAAAATCCCTTTTCATGCGACTGCTGAAAAGGGAGCTTTTATAATTAATTCATCAGGAGTTGCACCTGAAAATAATTAA
- a CDS encoding peptide MFS transporter — translation MANTAPPVDQKELFGHPVGLFILFFTEMWERFSYYGMRAILVLYLVSATTEGNAGLGWTSAEALVLYGWYTMLVYVVSIPGGILADKVFGQKKAVLIGGIILVIGHGILAVEEMWAFYSGLGLIIAGVGLLKPNISTMVGGLYREGDIRRDKGFTIFYIGINLGAFLSSIIVGTVGEVYGWHYGFGLAGIAMAFGLMVYLWGQKYLTNVGNLLSKVERDEGASLGSLFTDLFRSPKQLVITVILFAGSLWGMYAMGIAYGLLFIFLTLVVAMMMMVYKDLTSQVMKDRYVVMLLSFILVIVFWGAFEQAGGLMNIYAMEKTDRMIPFNLPFGIGAEVPASWFQSLNAMFIIIFGVLVANFWAKRKLKNKEASSIFKMATGVIIMGLGFVFMVFAAMEFEAQGASAMYWLVLAYLLHTIGELCSSPVALSFITKLSPVKYASLMMGVYFAATGLGNKVAGTLGAFASEAGDIAIFLGITIFTVTFAGIVLLMLKPLKRLTHGAEDNERELPQQEKFELGDEDLIVEKDGRNRRN, via the coding sequence ATGGCAAATACTGCACCCCCCGTTGATCAAAAAGAATTATTCGGGCATCCCGTAGGATTATTTATTTTATTCTTTACTGAAATGTGGGAACGTTTTTCCTACTATGGTATGCGCGCCATCCTTGTGCTTTACCTTGTGAGCGCGACTACTGAAGGTAATGCCGGACTTGGCTGGACTTCAGCTGAAGCCCTGGTGCTATATGGATGGTACACCATGCTTGTGTATGTTGTTTCCATTCCCGGAGGGATCCTTGCAGATAAGGTCTTCGGGCAGAAAAAGGCAGTTCTTATTGGAGGGATAATTTTGGTAATAGGCCATGGTATCCTGGCAGTAGAAGAAATGTGGGCTTTTTATTCCGGTTTGGGATTAATTATAGCCGGGGTGGGTCTATTAAAGCCTAACATTTCCACCATGGTGGGAGGATTATACCGCGAAGGTGATATAAGAAGAGATAAAGGTTTTACCATTTTTTACATAGGGATAAACCTGGGAGCTTTCCTTTCCAGTATTATAGTTGGAACCGTAGGGGAAGTATATGGCTGGCATTACGGGTTTGGACTTGCCGGAATCGCCATGGCTTTTGGATTAATGGTGTACCTGTGGGGTCAAAAATATCTTACAAATGTAGGAAACCTGCTTTCAAAAGTAGAACGTGATGAAGGAGCCTCCTTAGGCAGTCTTTTCACAGATCTGTTCAGGTCTCCAAAACAACTTGTCATTACAGTAATACTATTTGCCGGTTCTCTTTGGGGAATGTACGCAATGGGTATTGCATATGGATTGCTCTTTATTTTCCTAACCCTTGTTGTAGCAATGATGATGATGGTGTACAAAGATCTTACCAGCCAGGTGATGAAAGACAGGTATGTGGTAATGTTGCTTTCCTTTATCCTGGTGATCGTATTCTGGGGGGCATTTGAACAGGCCGGTGGCCTTATGAACATCTATGCGATGGAAAAAACGGACAGGATGATCCCTTTCAATCTTCCGTTTGGAATAGGAGCTGAAGTTCCTGCCTCCTGGTTCCAGTCACTAAATGCAATGTTTATTATAATATTCGGAGTTTTGGTAGCCAATTTCTGGGCTAAGAGAAAATTGAAAAATAAAGAGGCTTCTTCCATTTTTAAAATGGCAACCGGGGTTATTATTATGGGTCTTGGGTTTGTATTCATGGTGTTTGCAGCTATGGAGTTTGAAGCTCAGGGAGCTTCTGCTATGTACTGGCTGGTACTTGCCTACCTATTACATACTATAGGGGAATTATGCTCATCACCGGTAGCGCTTTCTTTCATTACAAAACTTTCGCCGGTTAAATATGCTTCATTAATGATGGGAGTTTATTTTGCAGCTACAGGCCTTGGAAACAAGGTGGCAGGAACCCTTGGAGCCTTTGCTTCAGAAGCGGGAGATATCGCGATCTTTCTTGGGATCACCATTTTCACGGTGACTTTTGCAGGAATTGTATTGCTTATGCTGAAGCCTTTAAAGAGACTTACGCATGGGGCAGAGGATAATGAAAGAGAATTGCCACAGCAGGAAAAATTTGAACTTGGTGATGAAGATTTAATTGTTGAGAAAGATGGCCGCAACCGCAGAAACTAA
- a CDS encoding hydroxymethylglutaryl-CoA reductase, degradative has protein sequence MITPVSGFSKLSKEEKIAWLSNTYLKNSPQSEAVLRQYWHPDSGLQQLHEEFTENTLSNFYLPFGIAPNFEINGKLFAIPMAIEESSVIAAASKAAKFWKTRGGFKATVINTTKIGQVHFIFKGNDSLLQEFFAEIKPQLLEGVSGITRNMEKRGGGVLDIELRNRTHLMEGYYQLHCKFETKDSMGANFINSCLEKFAEIFKDSASHNEKFSDSGTEPEVIMSILSNFVPECIVRAEVSCPVKDLEDEKNRDATLFANKFLTALKIAEIEPYRAVTHNKGIMNGIDAVVLATGNDFRAVEAGIHAYASKDGRYTSLTHASVEDGIFKFWMEIPLAVGTVGGLTNLHPLVKVALEILQKPSARELMEIIAVAGLAQNFAAIKSLVTTGIQQGHMKMHLMNILNQYNATPEEKKELIHYFKKHTVTHSSVEDQLEKIRR, from the coding sequence ATGATCACACCTGTAAGCGGTTTTTCCAAATTGAGCAAAGAAGAAAAAATAGCCTGGTTGTCAAACACCTACCTTAAAAATTCTCCTCAAAGCGAAGCAGTTTTACGCCAGTACTGGCATCCAGATTCCGGCTTGCAGCAATTGCACGAGGAGTTTACAGAGAATACGCTAAGCAATTTTTATTTACCCTTTGGAATAGCTCCAAACTTTGAGATCAATGGGAAATTATTTGCCATTCCTATGGCAATTGAAGAAAGTTCGGTGATAGCAGCGGCAAGCAAGGCCGCAAAATTCTGGAAGACCCGGGGCGGTTTCAAGGCAACCGTGATCAATACTACCAAAATAGGACAGGTTCATTTTATATTTAAAGGGAATGACAGCCTTTTACAGGAATTTTTTGCTGAAATAAAGCCACAATTGCTGGAAGGTGTTTCGGGTATAACCCGAAATATGGAAAAACGCGGTGGCGGGGTGTTGGATATAGAATTGCGTAACAGGACCCATCTTATGGAAGGCTACTATCAGCTTCACTGTAAATTTGAGACCAAAGATTCCATGGGAGCCAATTTTATAAACTCCTGTCTTGAAAAATTTGCTGAGATATTTAAGGATTCAGCCTCGCATAATGAGAAGTTTTCGGACAGTGGTACCGAACCGGAAGTGATCATGAGCATACTTTCCAATTTTGTTCCGGAATGTATCGTACGGGCAGAAGTTTCCTGTCCTGTGAAGGACCTTGAAGACGAGAAAAACCGTGACGCCACACTCTTTGCCAATAAATTTTTAACCGCCCTTAAAATTGCTGAAATTGAGCCTTATCGTGCAGTAACCCATAATAAAGGGATCATGAACGGGATAGATGCTGTGGTGCTTGCCACAGGAAACGATTTCAGGGCGGTAGAAGCCGGGATCCATGCCTACGCTTCAAAGGACGGGAGATATACCAGCCTAACTCATGCAAGTGTAGAGGATGGGATCTTTAAGTTCTGGATGGAAATTCCCCTTGCGGTGGGTACCGTGGGAGGCCTTACCAATCTTCACCCGCTTGTAAAGGTGGCCCTGGAGATACTTCAGAAACCTTCAGCAAGGGAATTAATGGAAATAATAGCGGTGGCAGGCCTTGCCCAAAACTTTGCGGCTATAAAATCCCTGGTTACCACAGGAATCCAACAGGGACATATGAAAATGCATTTGATGAATATTTTGAATCAGTACAATGCAACTCCTGAAGAAAAGAAGGAGCTTATCCACTATTTCAAGAAACATACAGTTACCCACAGCAGCGTAGAAGACCAATTAGAGAAAATAAGAAGATGA
- a CDS encoding S9 family peptidase, whose amino-acid sequence MKLFKTVLILFWVGTAAVFAQDKKITLEEIYNGTFSQQRMESLRSMNNGTEYIILNQDRRAGSSSIDVYDYKTGEKKRSLLNSANLEEISRFQGYKLSDNENKILLGSQVEQIFRRSSRGIYFVYDVATGTLTKVSQNMIQEPTFSPDASRMAYVFENNIYIKDLSSGEEIQVTTDGKKNEIINGVTDWVYEEEFSFVRAFDWNASGDHLAFLRFDEVDVPEFSMDMYGADLYPGASTFKYPKAGEKNAEVSLHLYHLNEKSTNEVNLGDYEDFYIPRIKWTSDPNLLSVQVLNRHQNNLDLFFVNSANNEVKLILNEKDKAYVDVTDNLTFLKNNSFIWTSEQDGNNHIYHYDKSGKLKNQVTKGNWEVTNYYGFDPKSNTIFYQSTENGSVNRDVYSIKPNGNSKKRLTQKTGMNSADFSADFTYFINSFTNTTTPYEFTLHDAKTGKLVRKIKDNQELVKKSQAYNFAPKVLTTIKVNGNDLNMWMIKPVDFDENKKYPLLMFQYSGPGSQSVSNSYFGSNDYWYQLLANEGYIVATVDGRGTGYKGAEFKKVTQNELGKYELEDQIDAAKLLGSYDYIDESRIGIWGWSYGGFMAANAIMKGNDVFSMAISVAPVTSWRFYDTIYTERYMTTPQENPTGYDENSPINHVDKLKGDFLLVHGSADDNVHVQNTMRLIEALVQANKQFDWAIYPDKNHGIYGGNTRLHLYTKMTNFIKEKL is encoded by the coding sequence ATGAAGTTATTCAAAACTGTACTTATCCTTTTTTGGGTAGGAACTGCAGCGGTTTTTGCCCAGGACAAGAAGATTACACTTGAAGAGATCTATAATGGCACCTTTAGCCAGCAAAGAATGGAATCCCTTCGTTCCATGAACAATGGAACAGAATATATCATTCTAAACCAGGACCGCCGGGCGGGATCCAGCAGCATAGATGTATATGATTATAAAACAGGTGAAAAGAAAAGAAGTTTGCTAAACAGTGCCAATCTTGAGGAAATCTCAAGATTCCAGGGCTACAAGTTAAGTGACAATGAAAATAAGATCCTGTTGGGTTCCCAGGTGGAACAGATCTTTCGCAGGTCTTCCCGCGGGATCTATTTTGTATATGATGTAGCCACGGGAACCCTTACCAAAGTAAGCCAAAATATGATCCAGGAGCCTACTTTTTCTCCTGATGCTTCCAGGATGGCATATGTATTTGAGAATAACATCTATATAAAAGACCTTTCTTCCGGCGAGGAGATCCAGGTTACCACAGATGGGAAAAAGAATGAGATCATCAACGGGGTGACAGATTGGGTGTATGAGGAGGAATTCTCATTTGTGCGTGCTTTCGACTGGAATGCAAGTGGAGATCATCTGGCTTTCTTGAGATTTGATGAAGTTGACGTGCCTGAATTTTCAATGGATATGTATGGAGCAGATCTATACCCCGGCGCCTCAACTTTTAAATATCCAAAAGCCGGGGAAAAGAACGCTGAAGTTTCCCTGCATCTATATCATTTAAATGAAAAGTCCACCAATGAGGTGAACCTTGGAGATTATGAGGATTTTTACATTCCCCGAATTAAATGGACAAGTGATCCCAACCTTTTAAGTGTTCAGGTGCTTAACCGCCATCAAAATAATCTTGACCTGTTCTTTGTAAATTCGGCCAATAATGAGGTAAAGCTTATTTTGAACGAAAAAGACAAGGCTTATGTAGATGTTACAGATAACCTCACATTTTTAAAGAATAACAGTTTTATCTGGACCAGCGAGCAGGATGGGAATAATCACATTTATCATTATGACAAATCCGGAAAATTAAAGAACCAGGTTACCAAAGGGAATTGGGAAGTGACCAATTATTATGGGTTTGATCCTAAATCCAATACAATTTTTTATCAAAGTACAGAAAATGGCAGTGTAAACCGTGATGTTTACTCCATTAAACCAAACGGAAATTCTAAAAAACGCCTCACGCAAAAAACAGGTATGAACAGTGCCGATTTTAGCGCAGATTTTACCTACTTCATCAATAGCTTCACCAATACCACCACCCCTTACGAGTTTACCTTGCATGATGCCAAAACCGGAAAGCTGGTTCGCAAAATAAAGGACAATCAGGAGTTGGTTAAAAAATCACAGGCCTACAATTTCGCGCCAAAAGTTCTCACTACTATCAAAGTGAACGGGAACGATTTAAATATGTGGATGATAAAACCGGTAGATTTTGATGAAAATAAAAAGTATCCCTTATTAATGTTCCAGTATTCCGGGCCCGGGTCACAATCTGTTTCCAACTCTTATTTTGGGAGCAATGATTACTGGTACCAGTTACTGGCAAATGAAGGCTACATAGTTGCGACGGTTGATGGTCGCGGAACTGGTTATAAAGGGGCAGAATTTAAAAAGGTGACCCAGAATGAACTTGGAAAATATGAATTGGAAGATCAAATAGACGCTGCAAAACTTCTAGGTTCCTATGATTATATTGATGAATCCAGAATAGGAATTTGGGGTTGGAGTTACGGCGGTTTCATGGCAGCCAATGCCATAATGAAAGGGAATGATGTTTTCTCTATGGCAATTTCAGTAGCGCCGGTAACCAGCTGGAGGTTCTATGATACCATTTATACGGAAAGATATATGACCACTCCGCAGGAAAACCCCACTGGTTATGACGAAAATTCGCCTATTAATCACGTAGATAAATTAAAAGGTGATTTTCTACTTGTTCACGGCAGCGCAGATGATAATGTTCACGTTCAAAACACAATGAGGCTTATTGAAGCGCTGGTACAGGCAAATAAACAATTTGACTGGGCTATCTATCCAGATAAGAACCATGGCATTTATGGCGGGAATACCAGATTGCACCTTTATACCAAAATGACCAATTTTATCAAAGAAAAACTATAA
- a CDS encoding thioredoxin family protein gives MKLIITSLILLLSFQVSQAQEIKWMSMNEALEAQKKKPKKIFMDAYTTWCGPCKLLDKNTFTNKDVINYINTHFYAVKFNAEGTEEITYKDFKYTNPNFDPARKGRNSQHFFANALKITGYPSLVFFDEQSNVIAPIMGYRTPKQLEIYLKMIAKDDYKTLTSTEAWQKYEKNFKGTFKD, from the coding sequence ATGAAATTAATAATTACCTCTCTTATTTTGTTACTGTCTTTCCAGGTCTCGCAGGCCCAGGAAATAAAATGGATGAGCATGAACGAAGCTTTGGAGGCGCAAAAGAAAAAGCCAAAGAAGATATTTATGGACGCATATACTACCTGGTGCGGGCCCTGTAAATTGCTTGATAAGAATACGTTTACCAATAAGGATGTGATCAATTATATAAATACACATTTTTATGCCGTAAAATTCAATGCCGAAGGAACAGAGGAAATAACCTATAAGGATTTTAAGTATACCAATCCTAACTTTGACCCTGCCCGCAAAGGACGTAATAGTCAGCATTTCTTTGCAAATGCCCTGAAGATCACAGGTTACCCAAGCCTTGTATTCTTTGATGAACAATCTAATGTCATCGCTCCCATTATGGGTTACAGGACCCCTAAGCAACTGGAGATCTATTTAAAGATGATCGCAAAAGATGATTACAAAACCCTTACTTCTACAGAAGCCTGGCAGAAATATGAAAAGAATTTTAAAGGCACTTTTAAAGATTAA
- a CDS encoding peptide MFS transporter produces the protein MAATAETNNDFFKSNVIGHPAGLFVLFFTEMWERFSYYGMRALLVLFLTSSLFDEGWAWPREQALALYGTYTSLVYLTPILGGYIADRYMGYRNAVVLGAFIMTIGHACMALDTPFALYLGLFFLVAGNGFFKPNMTSIISHLYVNHPEKKDGAYTIFYMGVNAGAFLGILLCGYVGEQIGWHWGFGLAGIFMFFGMLQFYFAQNIFGEVGKKPLKENKEVVFEDKNDKLNPFTVIDKILIVVSSVIGLVWIINDPMSKIGNTNILDFSVAGMDGSNFMILFALILFIFLLVTRILRYSEVVRDKMIAISIFAFFTVFFWAAFEQAGGSMTIFAADYTDRVLAGNSANIFRVVNTLITIIPLAIITWVLHKLFQQTFKNYALSNIFLGISFVIVWVIVGFMLYNQYLQENPEVPASWFSVLNSLFIIIFAPLFSKLWESKYNPSVAVKYGMGLILLGAGFLSLAYGASGIPTGAKVAAVSMIWLVFAYLFHTLGELCLSPVGLSYLSKLVPGRMIAFMFGIWYLAIAIGNKLAGTTGGMIDSITEEHSLSFFFMLFFFIPAGAGVLIILMRPLLRRLMHGIH, from the coding sequence ATGGCCGCAACCGCAGAAACTAACAACGATTTCTTCAAATCGAATGTAATAGGACACCCGGCAGGGTTATTCGTTCTGTTTTTTACCGAAATGTGGGAGCGTTTCTCCTACTATGGAATGCGTGCGCTCCTTGTACTTTTCCTTACTTCGTCTTTATTTGATGAAGGTTGGGCCTGGCCAAGGGAGCAGGCACTGGCATTATACGGTACTTATACCTCCCTGGTATATCTTACCCCTATTCTTGGAGGTTATATTGCCGACAGATATATGGGTTACAGGAATGCCGTTGTTCTGGGAGCATTTATTATGACCATAGGTCATGCCTGTATGGCACTGGACACACCATTTGCGCTGTACCTTGGTTTGTTTTTCCTGGTTGCGGGTAATGGATTTTTTAAACCCAATATGACTTCAATTATCTCTCACCTGTATGTGAACCATCCTGAGAAAAAGGATGGAGCTTACACCATATTTTATATGGGGGTAAACGCAGGTGCATTTTTAGGGATCCTTCTTTGCGGGTATGTAGGAGAACAAATAGGCTGGCACTGGGGCTTTGGTCTCGCCGGTATCTTTATGTTTTTTGGAATGCTTCAGTTCTATTTTGCCCAGAATATATTTGGCGAGGTTGGAAAGAAGCCCTTAAAGGAAAATAAGGAAGTTGTATTCGAAGATAAAAATGACAAGCTTAACCCTTTTACGGTTATAGATAAGATCCTTATTGTAGTGAGTTCAGTTATAGGTTTGGTTTGGATCATAAACGATCCAATGTCCAAAATTGGAAATACCAATATCCTGGACTTTAGTGTTGCAGGAATGGACGGATCAAATTTTATGATCCTCTTTGCACTTATCCTTTTTATATTCTTACTGGTAACCCGTATCCTGAGATATTCGGAGGTGGTGCGCGATAAAATGATCGCGATCTCCATTTTTGCATTCTTTACAGTGTTCTTTTGGGCAGCATTTGAACAGGCGGGAGGTTCCATGACAATTTTTGCTGCAGATTATACAGACAGGGTTCTCGCTGGTAACTCTGCCAATATCTTTAGGGTAGTAAACACTCTTATTACCATTATTCCTCTGGCTATAATTACCTGGGTGTTACATAAATTGTTTCAGCAAACCTTTAAAAATTACGCCTTATCGAATATTTTCCTGGGAATAAGTTTCGTGATAGTTTGGGTAATTGTAGGGTTTATGCTTTATAACCAGTATTTACAGGAAAATCCTGAAGTGCCTGCTTCGTGGTTCAGCGTTTTGAACTCCTTGTTTATTATAATCTTTGCCCCTTTATTTTCCAAATTATGGGAGAGTAAGTACAATCCCTCGGTTGCTGTGAAATACGGGATGGGTCTTATCCTCTTGGGAGCAGGGTTTTTATCCCTTGCCTATGGTGCATCGGGTATCCCAACGGGGGCCAAAGTTGCTGCCGTAAGTATGATCTGGCTGGTTTTTGCCTATCTCTTTCATACTCTGGGAGAGCTATGTCTCTCACCGGTAGGACTCTCTTACCTTAGTAAACTGGTGCCCGGAAGGATGATCGCGTTTATGTTCGGGATCTGGTACCTGGCAATTGCAATAGGAAATAAACTTGCAGGAACTACCGGTGGAATGATAGATTCTATTACCGAAGAACATTCCCTGTCATTTTTCTTTATGCTTTTCTTCTTTATCCCTGCAGGGGCCGGAGTGCTCATAATTTTAATGAGGCCACTGTTAAGAAGGTTAATGCATGGAATTCATTAG